Proteins found in one Triticum urartu cultivar G1812 chromosome 4, Tu2.1, whole genome shotgun sequence genomic segment:
- the LOC125554803 gene encoding uncharacterized protein LOC125554803 produces MPVHRIQYGKVLQLQVPLSEPRLLLFAEEDHRAFFLVGGMLDIGAPIVVSVVCIRAGASPLPHYVAKLWANGPPGEPKGTTDAVKVEMEVTSSKDPGDVDVQELTFLTVPPKLLAGAKLVSLHI; encoded by the coding sequence ATGCCCGTGCACAGGATCCAGTACGGCAAGGTGCTCCAGCTGCAAGTGCCACTGTCGGAGCCACGACTCTTGCTGTTCGCGGAGGAGGACCACCGCGCGTTTTTCTTGGTCGGCGGCATGCTCGACATCGGCGCGCCTATCGTCGTGTCGGTCGTCTGCATCAGAGCGGGGGCATCCCCACTGCCGCACTACGTGGCCAAGCTGTGGGCGAACGGCCCACCGGGGGAGCCCAAAGGAACGACCGACGccgtcaaggtggaaatggaggtgacaagcagcaAGGATCCCGGCGATGTCGACGTGCAGGAGCTGACCTTCTTGACAGTTCCGCCCAAGCTGCTGGCCGGGGCTAAGCTTGTGTCCCTCCACATTTAG